One window from the genome of Diabrotica virgifera virgifera chromosome 6, PGI_DIABVI_V3a encodes:
- the LOC126887021 gene encoding uncharacterized protein LOC126887021 has translation MELESSNAINFLDLSITRLNNQFNFGIYRKPTQTDHVIHASSNHPLSHKYSAFRSFIHRLYTIPLSTHEFNKELNIIKQIVVNNDYSPDIIDKLIRKRESNLLRQSAYNSNPTIPPLYRSLPFHNSSISEKIKHILNSSDNINISFKVHNTLGKILSNTKDSIHYMNRSGVYKLSCSDCDATYVGRTFRSLTVRTSEHSKLDNTSAFSHHLKVNKHHLKVPEGVSLIHNIQDKNTLRLDLYEDLEIIKDIRTSPNCVNRQTSLNRDFTPIHRQLFP, from the coding sequence ATGGAACTAGAGTCTTCTAATGCCATCAATTTTTTAGATCTGTCCATTACCAGACTTAATAATCAATTCAACTTTGGTATTTATCGCAAGCCTACACAAACAGATCATGTCATTCACGCATCCTCCAATCATCCTCTCTCCCATAAATATTCAGCTTTTAGAAGTTTCATACATAGACTATACACTATTCCTTTATCAACTCATGAATTCAACAAAGAACTCAATATAATTAAACAAATAGTTGTAAACAATGACTACAGTCCTGACATCATTGATAAACTTATCCGTAAGAGAGAGTCCAATCTCCTCCGGCAATCGGCTTACAATTCTAACCCAACCATCCCTCCTTTATATAGATCATTACCATTCCATAACTCATCAATTTCTGAAAAGATTAAACATATACTTAATAGCTCTGACAAtattaatatttcatttaaagtACATAACACTCTTGGTAAAATCCTATCCAACACCAAAGACTCCATCCACTATATGAATCGCAGTGGTGTTTATAAATTGTCatgttctgactgtgatgctacATACGTGGGCAGAACTTTTAGGTCTCTTACAGTTCGAACTTCTGAACACTCCAAACTTGACAATACTTCTGCTTTTTCCCATCATCTTAAAGTCAATAAACATCATCTCAAGGTTCCAGAAGGGGTTTCTTTGATCCACAACATTCAAGATAAAAATACACTCAGGTTAGATTTGTATGAGGATTTGGAGATTATCAAGGACATACGTACTAGCCCCAATTGTGTTAATCGTCAAACTTCATTAAACCGTGACTTTACTCCTATACACCGTCAATTATTTCCATAG